In one window of Choristoneura fumiferana unplaced genomic scaffold, NRCan_CFum_1 Sck3bRy_369;HRSCAF=857_pilon, whole genome shotgun sequence DNA:
- the LOC141445144 gene encoding recQ-mediated genome instability protein 1-like: MSPNNILNSVRNFLASHFMHVEDEWLSGCVEYLTEDTSNNYSETEIQNLAREQWLLNDLKEICPGSLPANLKTQQKVTLNGRFALQINAAVDIGTPAYQQYMKLQKVNTENVEATTKFEDKISNRRMIKLYLTDGVQEISAIEYKPMRNLSCDITPGCKALIKGPIECRRGVLLLAESSLELLGGEVQEISISNSLAGLLSTKLGLPMTQGTASDLNATASHPRNTDIPLPHTEMPPALETIHQTDSFDPRPVAVVTSVQVANFADDDIDVDQLAAIEAQISNPSKRSLTDTTHTSTEKKLKMDNTSTVNRVEDYPEDNDLFAEDEDYLRELENKFDASYNTPKVKFPVPVSSEPFVYIKQINDMRESEKAGRVFRVKGQIMKLLSKLSVGKDGWSLRCTIVDGTGSIDVDFTNNVLSKLVGFTPQEMNQLKKQMATKPELKQKAVMALQKAKDTLQVLYCIIELTILDVPKITCLIPFDGSHVDLLRKRIQT; encoded by the exons ATGTCGCCAAACAATATTCTTAATTCAGTGCGGAATTTTTTAGCATCACATTTTATGCATGTTGAAGATGAATGGTTATCCGG TTGCGTCGAGTATCTGACTGAGGACACCAGCAACAACTACAGTGAAACAGAAATACAGAATCTTGCTAGAGAGCAGTGGTTGCTAAACGACCTCAAAGAGATTTGTCCGGGGTCATTGCCCGCTAATCTCAAGACTCAGCAGAAAGTTACACTAAATGGACGATTTGCATTGCAAATTAATGCTGCTGTTGATATAG GTACTCCTGCTTACCAGCAGTATATGAAGCTCCAAAAAGTAAACACCGAGAATgttgaagctactacaaaatttgaagaTAAAATTTCTAATCGCag AATGATAAAATTATATCTCACTGATGGTGTTCAAGAAATATCAGCAATAGAATATAAACCAATGAGGAATCTCAGTTGTGATATCACTCCAGGGTGTAAAGCTCTTATCAAAG GACCAATAGAGTGCCGTCGCGGCGTTCTGCTTCTAGCAGAAAGTTCGTTAGAACTGCTCGGAGGAGAAGTGCAGGAAATTTCCATCTCAAATTCTTTGGCTGGCCTACTGTCCACCAAGCTTGGACTGCCCATGACCCAAG GCACTGCCTCCGACCTGAACGCTACGGCCAGCCACCCAAGAAACACCGACATCCCCCTACCGCACACAGAAATGCCGCCGGCCCTCGAAACTATCCACCAAACGGACTCCTTTGATCCTCGCCCAGTGGCCGTCGTCACGAGCGTCCAAGTAGCCAACTTTGCTGATGACGACATCGACGTAGACCAGCTAGCAGCCATAGAAGCTCAGATCTCTAACCCAAGCAAAAGATCACTGACAGACACCACACACACAAGCACTGAGAAGAAACTTAAAATGGATAACACAAGCACAGTAAACAGAGTAGAAGACTACCCCGAAGACAATGACTTATTCGCAGAAGACGAGGATTATTTAAGAGAATTAGAGAATAAATTTGACGCGAGTTACAATACGCCTAAAGTTAAGTTTCCAGTACCAGTGTCATCAGAACCATTCGTGTATATAAAACAGATAAACGATATGAGAGAGAGTGAGAAGGCTGGAAGAGTGTTCAGAGTTAAAGGTCAAATTATGAAGTTGCTGTCGAAATTATCTGTTGGAAAAGACGGGTGGAGTTTGCGCTGTACTATTGTAGACGGCACGGGCAGTATTGATGTGGATTTTACAAATAACGTGCTCTCTAAGTTAGTCGGATTTACGCCCCAAGAGATGAATCAGCTCAAGAAGCAAATGGCGACGAAACCGGAACTGAAACAGAAAGCTGTTATG GCACTACAAAAAGCGAAGGATACACTTCAGGTGCTGTACTGCATAATAGAGCTGACTATACTCGACGTGCCCAAGATCACGTGCCTTATACCTTTCGACGGCTCCCACGTCGACCTATTGAGGAAAAGAATACAGACGTAG
- the LOC141445143 gene encoding LOW QUALITY PROTEIN: ubiquitin carboxyl-terminal hydrolase 16/45-like (The sequence of the model RefSeq protein was modified relative to this genomic sequence to represent the inferred CDS: inserted 1 base in 1 codon), translated as MVKKKRQSDPGENGDESTESCDENVKSACPHVAKAVDLTRLKKSLKVGGFEKECSECLKSTKTEVSDPDFVEDLSLWMCLRCGTQLCGRARNQHALNHFNRPHSDSHALTANTTTWAIYCYNCNDEVTATSSKKLHECIEYLKKQAVSGSANKSLPPIELPPPQETILKIDYFKGKDKATGYNGQRVRGLSNLGNTCFFNSVMQCLVQTPYLLPVLREMSTTGEQFTLPGGQLKMKLDGEEMKEVELPPITGQLSEWGPLTRTLAETLADLQTGEGGVYNPRKLLSALVNKLPQFGGGDQHDAHELLRHLLEAVRSEDLRRYQSVILNSLGMNSKVDPSKVDGEIKQKVKFYGQQASDTMLRPEQVFRGFLVSTLECQECFHQSDRAEYFLDLSLPVAASRPQPPAVVRRKTPNEENMYNTQEDNKPSKHQLKKERIAARKAARKNKGNSTSKDDTTPEANGPKKEDGKSSSEQSDADVEDNLEDVPRRADTHSASVGTQAIAHTAANFAHYHMESGYNSEKVISSDSIRTSPVHLVEKDAPENGKVEYVDSSTSTTTVPLEYKPLVPFENLSNPDSGVASPEATKHNSTETVDHVDSPTDNKELGSPSSLSSEINLELTEAPAPAEPERPVSRIAFAPEYSNKVVSRGISVAGSRQLLEHSGDSSYESPPTGSXEDLANHVQVANKLDKLKLDMEEKTLSAPPAPPALPAPPPSRPTLGGADDKVLLDFLSYSRGGQRHVSDEDECSVASCLSQFTALELLTGNNKVGCDTCSKREGNDQDGKVRTVYTNATKRFLVASAPAVLILHLKRFQLGPRCMFRKMSKHVEFPAALDLAPFCALDKMRRAGARHDQLLYALYGVVEHSGGMHGGHYVAYVKVRAPLRRDHPRWGFLPKSANVAPPAPAPAPAAGDGDPGSESDLSGYESGDGVTADPPAGKWYYVSDSMVSEISEEKVLRAQAYLLFYERIL; from the exons ATGGTCAAGAAAAAGAGGCAAAGTGATCCTGGGGAAAATGGGGACGAATCTACGGAATCCTGCGACGAAAACGTCAAGTCCGCATGTCCTCACGTCGCGAAAGCTGTGGACCTGACGAGGCTCAAGAAGTCCCTGAAGGTCGGGGGCTTCGAGAAGGAATGCTCCGAATGTCTGAAGAGTACTAAAACTGAGGTGTCTGACCCAGATTTCGTGGAGGATCTTTCGCTGTGGATGTGTTTACGATGTGGAACACAGCTCTGCGGGCGCGCGAGGAACCAGCACGCTCTGAACCACTTCAACCGTCCCCACTCGGACTCGCACGCGCTCACCGCCAATACCACCACCTGGGCAATATACTGCTACAATTGCAATGATGAAGTAACAGCCACTAGCTCCAAAAAACTTCATGAGTGCATTGAGTACCTTAAGAAACAAGCTGTTTCCGGCAGCGCCAATAAATCCTTACCTCCAATTGAGCTTCCCCCACCTCAAGAGACAATATTAAAGATAGATTACTTTAAAGGCAAAGACAAAGCTACGGGTTATAACGGTCAGAGGGTAAGAGGCCTGTCTAATTTAGGGAACACTTGTTTTTTCAACTCTGTTATGCAGTGCCTAGTGCAAACCCCGTATTTGCTGCCAGTGCTGCGAGAGATGTCCACGACGGGTGAACAGTTCACTCTGCCAGGTGGCCAGCTGAAGATGAAGCTTGATGGAGAGGAAATGAAGGAAGTGGAGCTACCCCCTATTACTGGCCAGTTATCAGAATGGGGACCTTTGACTCGCACTTTGGCTGAGACTTTAGCTGACTTGCAAACAG GCGAGGGCGGTGTGTACAACCCACGCAAGCTGCTGTCAGCGCTCGTCAACAAGCTGCCGCAGTTCGGCGGCGGCGACCAACACGACGCGCACGAGCTGCTCAGACACCTGCTTGAGGCTGTCAG GTCAGAAGACCTTAGACGCTACCAGTCGGTGATCCTCAACAGCCTCGGTATGAACTCCAAGGTTGACCCGTCTAAGGTGGACGGTGAGATCAAGCAGAAGGTCAAGTTCTACGGCCAACAGGCTTCCGATACCATGCTTAGGCCTGAGCAG GTGTTTCGCGGCTTCCTGGTGTCCACGCTGGAGTGCCAGGAGTGTTTCCACCAGTCGGACCGCGCCGAGTACTTCCTGGACCTGTCGCTGCCCGTGGCCGCGTCCCGCCCGCAGCCCCCCGCCGTCGTCCGCAGGAAAACACCCAACG AGGAGAATATGTACAATACACAAGAAGACAATAAACCGTCGAAGCATCAGCTTAAAAAGGAGCGGATTGCTGCGAGAAAAGCGGCGCGCAAGAACAAAG GTAATTCCACGTCAAAAGACGACACGACGCCTGAAGCGAACGGTCCGAAGAAGGAAGACGGTAAGTCTTCCTCAGAGCAGTCAGACGCTGATGTCGAAGACAACTTGGAGGATGTCCCGCGAAGAGCAGATACCCACAGCGCTTCCGTAGGCACCCAAGCCATAGCACACACGGCTGCCAACTTCGCTCACTACCACATGGAGTCAGGGTATAACTCTGAGAAGGTCATCAGCTCCGACTCCATCCGCACCAGTCCCGTCCACCTCGTAGAGAAAGACGCCCCCGAAAACGGGAAAGTGGAGTACGTCGACTCGTCCACGTCGACCACGACCGTTCCTCTCGAATACAAGCCCCTCGTACCCTTCGAGAACCTTTCGAATCCGGACTCCGGCGTGGCCAGCCCGGAGGCCACCAAACACAACTCTACCGAGACGGTCGATCATGTGGATTCTCCCACAGATAACAAGGAGCTTGGAAGCCCGAGCTCGCTGTCGAGCGAGATCAATCTGGAGCTGACggaggcgccggcgccggcggagCCCGAGAGGCCCGTGTCGCGCATCGCCTTCGCCCCCGAGTACTCCAACAAGGTGGTCTCGCGCGGCATCAGCGTGGCCGGCTCCCGCCAGCTGCTGGAGCACAGCGGCGACAGCAGCTACGAGTCGCCCCCGACCGGCA CCGAGGACCTCGCCAACCACGTCCAAGTCGCCAACAAACTCGACAAGCTCAAACTTGACATGGAGGAGAAGACTCTGagcgcgccccccgcgccgcccgcgctgcccgcgccgccgccctcgCGCCCCACGCTGGGCGGCGCCGACGACAAGGTGCTGCTGGACTTCCTGTCGTACTCGCGCGGCGGCCAGCGGCACGTGAGCGACGAGGACGAGTGCAGCGTAGCCTCCTGCCTCAGCCAGTTCACCGCGCTCGAGCTGCTCACCGGCAACAACAAGGTCGGCTGCGACACCTGCTCCAAGCGCGAGGGGAACGACCAGGACGGGAAGGTGCGGACGGTCTACACCAACGCGACCAAGCGGTTCCTGGTCGCGAGCGCGCCGGCCGTGCTCATCCTGCACCTGAAGCGGTTCCAGCTGGGCCCGCGCTGCATGTTCCGCAAGATGTCCAAGCACGTGGAGTTCCCGGCCGCGCTGGACCTGGCGCCGTTCTGCGCGCTGGACAAGATGCGCCGCGCCGGCGCGCGTCACGACCAGCTCTTGTACGCGCTGTACGGCGTCGTGGAGCACTCGGGCGGCATGCACGGCGGACACTACGTCGCCTACGTCAAGGTGCGCGCGCCGCTGCGCCGCGACCACCCGCGCTGGGGGTTCCTGCCCAAGAGCGCCAACgtggcgccgcccgcgcccgcgcccgcgcccgccgccggcgACGGCGACCCCGGCTCCGAGTCGGACCTGTCGGGCTACGAGTCCGGCGACGGCGTGACCGCGGACCCGCCCGCCGGCAAGTGGTACTACGTGTCCGACAGCATGGTGTCCGAGATCAGCGAGGAAAAGGTGCTCCGCGCGCAGGCCTACCTACTGTTCTACGAGaggatcctataa